The genomic window CGATGGCGATGGTTTCGAAACCCGGTTTAGCACAATTAATTATGAAAATTCTTTTTAAGTTTCAAATTCCACCTATCCCAATAAAATCATTTACGGATGATGAGAAAGCTATGGAATGGCTGAAAAGGTTTTTGTAGTTTACGAGAAATCGTCATTGCGAGAAGGCTTTTTCAGCCGACGAAGCAATCTTACAACGTGCGCTTTAAGATTGCTTCGTGCCTCGCAATGACGGCCGATCTTTAAAATCCGTTATTGGTAATGAAATGAAGTACCCGGAGTAGACGAATTTTACAATAAGTCTTCGACTCCGCTCAGGCTGGCAAATCTCTAATAGTGCCATAAATTTCATCACATTTTTTATCCAAACCAAACGCTATGCGCTCCGCGCTTTGCTTTTTCCACATTTCCTTCACACAAACACCTCCGATTAAAATCTTTTTTAATAAATTGCGGATTATACTTATTCGGTTAACCCGCTTTAATTATTTTAATGAAAAAATTATTCCTGATTATCTCCTGCTGTTTTTTTGCAGCCAATACCTTCGCTCAATCTATTGTTACAGAAACTGAAATCGGCGATTCCGAAAGTGCGGTTGTGCAAACACCAATTGCCATCATCCCAGAACCTGTATCCTTAATGAAAAAGGCAGGTACTTTTACTTTGCCAGAAAATGTAACCATCCAAACTGTTAAGAGTGGAGAATTAAAACAATCTATCACTTACCTTTCTGACAGGATTACCACAGCTACAGGCAAATTTGTAAGCACAGTGAGTAATTCAAGTCACCCAACTATTAAACTGATCTTAAACACCCAGGAAGATCAACAACTGGGTAAAGAGGGCTACAAATTAAATGTTAATCCCACACAGGTTGTAATTACAGCTAACCAGCCTGCAGGGATTTTTTATGGCGTTCAGTCGTTACTTCAACTTTTTCCGGCCGAAATAGAAAGTAGAGAACAGGTAAGTGGCATCAAATGGAAGGCACCTTGTGTTGATGTGATAGATTATCCGAAATTAGGATGGAGAGGTTTAATGTTTGATGTAGCCCGTCACTTTTTCACCAAACAGGAGGTAAAGCAGTTCATTGATGATATGGTCCGTTATAAATTTAATCTGTTGCATTTGCATCTCGCAGATGATGAAGGCTGGAGAATCGAAATTAAAGGCTTACCTAAATTAACCGAAGTAGGTGCATGGAGTGTTAAAAAAACCGGGACCTTTGGCGATTTTATCCCACCAGCGCCGGATGAGCCCCGTACTTACGGTGGTTTTTATACACAAGAAGATATTAAAGAACTTGTTCAGTATGCACAAGAACGTTTTGTAAACATATTACCAGAAATCGATGTTCCGGGGCATAGTTTAGCTATTATTGCTTCTTACCCTGAATTATCCTGCACACCAGATGCGGTTAATTATAAAGTGCGCTCAGGCGAGAAGATAATGGATTGGAGCCGTGGTGCGCCTCCAACAGCTCTGCTTGATAATACGCTTTGCCCGGCAAACGAGAAAGTTTACGTATTCTTAGATTCGGTACTTACCCAGGTAGCGAAACTTTTTCCTTTCGAGTATATCCACATGGGTGGCGACGAGGCTCCTCATAATTTCTGGGAAAAGAACGATCAGGTTAAAGCCTTAATGCTTCGCGAAGGTTTAAAAACCATTCCTCAGGTCCAGGCTTATTTTGAAAAACGTGTAGAACAGATCGTGATTTCAAAAGGCAAAAAGTTTATGGGCTGGGACGAAATCCTTGAAGGTGGTGTATCGCCAACAGCAGCCGTAATGAGCTGGAGAGGAATGAAATATGGTATCCAGGCAGCGAACGAAAAACACAATGTAGTAATGAGTCCAACTGATTTTGCATATCTGGATTACATGCAGGCAGATCAGATTACCGAACCAAAAGTTTATGCCTCGTTACGGTTAAATAAAGCCTATCAGTTTAACCCTATTCCAGCGGGTGTAAATGCACAATATGTGATTGGTGCACAGGCAAACCTTTGGACAGAACAGGTATTTACTTTCCGCCAGGTAGAATATATGGTTTGGCCACGTGCATTTGCCATTTCAGAATCGATCTGGAGTCCGATTGAAAAGAAAAACTGGACAAATTTTGTTGATCGTACGCAACAGCATTTCAAACGATTAGATTTTGCAGAAATTAAATATTCTCCTGCTATTTACGATCCGATTTTTACGGTAAAGCGCAGTGCTGATAAGCAGTTAATGATCGAATTAACTCCAGAAATAGATGGTCTGGATATCTACTATAGCTTCGACAACTCTACTCCCGACCGCTTTTACCCGAAATATACAGCCGCATTACAGGTACCAAAAGATGCCAGCATGTTACGTGTAATTACTTATCGTGGTAAACAGCCCATAGGAAGATTGATCAGTATGCCCATTGCTGACCTGCAGAAAAGAGCAAGATAAAATGGCAGGGGAAAAAATTTTGGCGAAACTGCTAAAAACAATGAAACCGGTGCATAACCCTGGCGAATTTGTATTTTGTAGGGTTGAACATCCAAACACAATAGATTTTAACCTGGCGATTTGTTTATTCAAAGAGCAGGAGGCAACCACGGTGGTCTTAAAAAAAGAAATTGCAGATCATTTGGGTCTTGAGTATACTTTTATCGCTTCGTGGATCACATTAACCGTACACTCTTCTTTAGAAGCCATAGGTTTAACAGCAGCATTTTCAGCTGCACTCGCCGAAAAAGGCATAAGCTGCAACGTAATCGCAGGCTATTATCACGACCATTTATTTGTGAATGTGAAAGATAAGGAGGCAGCGATAAATATTTTAGAACAACTCTCCAAATAATGGGTAAAGAAATAGAACGGAAATTTTTAATCGATCATCAAAGATGGGCTAATCTAAGCAAACCAGAGGGGAAACTTTTTAGGCAAGGCTATCTGCTTACGGATAAAGACAAAACCATACGTGTAAGGGCAACAGAAACCAAAGGCTTTTTAACCATAAAAGGTCAAACAATAGGGCCCACACGGATTGAATACGAATATGAGATCCCAGTTGCGGAGGCAACAGAATTATTGGATAATTTCTCTTTATCTGAGCTTTCGAAAACCCGTTACGAAATCCCATTTAGCGGCAAACTTTGGGAAGTAGATGTATTTTTAGGCGATAATACAGGCCTCATTGTTGCCGAAATTGAACTTGACAGTGAAGACGAAATATTTGCCTTGCCAGATTGGGTAGGCAGAGAAGTTACCGAAGAAGAAAAATATTATAATTCCAATCTAACTGTAAAGCCATTTAAAGACTGGATTTAGCATAACCTATAGACCTCGCAAGTTTGAAAACCTGTGAGGTCTTTTTATATACAGCGTTTTTTTTTATATAAATAATTAAAGAAATTTACTTTCTAGTTAAACGCATTTCATATATTAGATTTATCGAAGTCATCCCACCGATAAAAAGGAAATTACTTTAATTTCTAAGCATTGTATTGTCAAATAATTTCAATATAAAACCAAAAGGATGAAAACAACTAAATTATTAATGAGCATGGTAATTGCAACTACACTATTTTTTGTAGGCTGCAAACCAAACGATGCGGCCATCCGAGCTGCAATTCAAGCCAAAGAAGCAGCAGGCATTACGGTGGCCGTTGCTAAAGGCGAAGTAACTTTAACTGGTGAAGTTAATGATGAAGCCACAAAGGCCAAAGCAGAAGAAATTGCAAAGGCTGAAAAAGGAGTGAAAGCTGTAATCAACAATTTAATAGTTAAACCAGCAGATGTACCAGTGGTAATTGCCGAAGACTCCGCTTTAATTAAAAATGTTGCTGATGCAACCAAAGATTTCCCAACGGTGAAAGCCGAAGTTAAAGACGGTGTAATCCTCTTAACCGGGGAGATTAAAAAAGCCTCTCTAATGACTTTAATGCAACATTTGAGTGCATTAAAACCTAAAAAAATCGACAATAAATTAACCGTTAAATAACCCGACCATGGCATTAGCAGATAAATATAAAGCACTAACTGACGCAGCAACTGCGGCAGGCATAGCAGATTTAGCAGTAAGGGAGCAGGATGGGATTTTATACATAGATGGAACCGCTGCCGATGGCGCGACTAAAGACCATCTTTGGGAAGTTTACAATCAGATTGACCCCAACTTTACTTCAGGTGATCTGGTTCTAAATGTAAACGTGGCCATTGATGCAGCGGTTACGCACGCAAAAGTTATCACAGAGAGCAGTAATCTAAATATCCGTAAAGGTCCGGGTACCGATCAACCAATTGTTGGTAAGGCTGCCCATGGCGAGGTGATTACCCTCGTAAACAGAAGCAACGACTTATGGTGGCTGGTACGAACTAACGATGGCGAAGAAGGCTACTGTTATGCGCAATATTTAGAAGCGCAGGCTTAAAATGCGATCAGACCCCGCAGGTTCTGAAACCTGTGAGGTCTTTTTTAAATTAAATCAGCTGATGCTCGTGCGCAAAATTCAGCAAACCAACAATTGACTTAACGCCAGTTTTACGCCATATATTTTTACGATGGGTTTCTACTGTGTGTTCCGAAATAAATAACATCTTGCCAATATCCGCAGAAGTGTATTCTTTAGCAATCAACCTAATAATTTCTACTTCTCGGGGTGACAAAACATTCGCTTCTTCTGTATGGTTTTCACGCTGGTAACCATTAATAAATTTAGCTGTAATGGAATTTTGAATATAGGTTTCGCCGAGCATAACCTTATTAATTGCTTTATGCAGCTCGTGAAACTTTACATTTTTTAAAAGATAGCCATTTGCTCCAGACTTGATCATTTTCGAAATATTGATAAAATCATCCTGTATAGAAAGTACAATAACTTTAATTTTGGGGAATTCTCTTTTAATCAATTTAGTTAAATCAGCTCCAATCTTCTCGCTAACACTAACATCAGCAAGCACAATATCTGGTGTTTTAGTCCTGATCAGTTGTACGGCAAGTGTAGCAGAATTGGCCTCGCCAACAACAACAATACTTTCTGAATCACTTAGAATGGCTTCAACATTATCCATTAATGCATCATAATCGTGAATTAAAAAGACCTTGATCTTCTCCATAAAGTTTAGTTTAGACGTTAACCACTTTCACCAGAAGATCAGGCAAACAGGTTGAAAAGATTTTAAACAAAAAGTTTAACTTCTTTAAAACCGACCAAATATTCTATCAACAGCTTTAAATTTTATGTTTTTAACTAAGGTAGATAGCAACTTCTTTTGGCTAGCCTCAAATAAATTATTAACCTGCCTTTTCATAGTGGGTAAATAAGGCCATTGGGACGTATTGGAGTTATTTTTGCATGTAGGGCAACGTTGAAAAGCCGTTACACGCCTGCAATATCCATCCCTGATAAACAGATTGAAAAATATGCTAAACAGCATCAATTTCAGGCCCAGAAACGTAATAGTCCTGTTTGAGCACATAATGAAAAACGAATAAAAATTTGTTTTGTTAATGTAATTTAAACAAAAATTTTATTTTGCTGTCATAATTATCAATTTCTTAACACAAAAAAGCGCAAAGCCAGTATTAAATTTTACTAGTTCTTGCGCTTTTTTATATTATGGTAAGTATTTTACTTGCTTAGCGGTGCTGCTGCATTTGGTTTAATAATACCTTTAAGTTCTACATCAAATACCAATGGCGTAAATGGATTAATTGGCCCACCACCATTTTCGCCAAAGCCCAATCTCGATGGCAAAATCATTTTGATTTTACCGCCCACACCAATAAGTTGGATACCCTGAATAACGCCTTGCGGCAATTGCCCCAATGGTAGGCTACGTGGCACATATTGTACACTTTCTGAGAAGATTCCGGCTTCTTTTGCGATTTTAGCATTCGAAGTATCAAAAACATTTAATGTTCCATTCGATTTCTTATTGGTAAACTGGCCTGTATAGTCCATTAATACCGTATCGGTTAAACTTGCTCTTTCAGAATTACCTGGAGCAGAAATTACATATTGGAGTCCAGATGGCGCGGTAGTTACCTTTAAATCATTCTCAGCAATGTATTTTGCAATTTTAGCAGGCTCCACTACTTTATTTTTTTCGTTTAGCGCTTTGTATTCCGATTCAAAGAAAAGTCGTTTCTTCGCTTCGAAAATAGAATCGGGGTCTTTCCCTTTATGCAATACTTTCTCAATTTTAATGGTAAAAGAAGCAATGTTTGATTTTAGTCCTTTTGGTTTAGGTTGACCTGAATATTTCTCCATAGAATCCAGGTTCAATTTAAAAACTGCACTGTCTCCTTCTCCAAGTAGTTTCAACCCTGAAGCTAAATCGCCTTTAAACATCGATTTGCTTATGGCAAAGAAAGCCGGACGCTCATTGTCGTATGTATTTACCATTACCGAATCGGGATTGGTATTGGTTTCAACCGTTTGAACACCGTTTAACTTTACATAATCGCCATCCTGAATTTTCGGCTTACCTTCACTTTTATAGATCTTGTAAGTCATATCTCCTTCACCTTTTTCGAATTTGTTACAGGCAGACAGGCCTAGTGCCGCCGCCAAGAGAATAATAATTCCGTTCCTCATTTAAATTTATTTATTAAAAAACAGTAGTTATATCTTTTTTTAAATGCCTACTATTTTATTAGATCACTACAAAGATAGGTTATAATAAGTTTTTATAAATCTTTGAAACGTTTTATTTCTTGGCCCAGTATTAAAAAAAATGATAGACAAAAAAAATCCTGCTTAAATAGTAAGCAGGATTTTAAAATATTTTTAAGAAATTATTTTTTAACTACCGGAGCAGGCATTTGAACTGGAGCTGCTGCAGCTGGTTTTCCTTTGATAATATCTTTGATTTCTAAATCGAAAGCAATTGGACTGAAAGGCATGATACCTACCTGAGGTGCACCTTGCTCGCCATAACCCAAGTTAGAAGGGATAATCACTTTAATTTTACCACCTTTACCGATTAATTGTAAAGCTTCAGTAAATCCTGGGATTGTACCGCCAACTGGCATTTTTTGAGGACCGTAAGGTTTACCTGGTTTAAATTCGTTTTCTGCTTTAGCTAATTTCTCATCACTTGTATCGAAGATCTTGTATTTACCGTCTTTACCTTTTTTGGTTACTCTACCAGTATAATCAATTAATACGGTATCGCCTAAAGCTGGTTTTTCTGCACTGCCTGGTTTTTCTATAATGTAGTGTAATCCACTCGCAGTAGTTTTGGTTTCTAATTTAGTATCTTCTAAATAGCTTTTTAATTTAGCAGGTTCAGCAGCTTTCTTTTTTTCTGAAGTAGCTTTGTAATCAGCCTGGAAGAACTCCTGTGCTCTTTTGTTAAAAGTAGAATCAGCTTCGCCAGCTTTTTTCTTGAATACTTTTTCGATTTTCACCGTAAAAGTGATGTATTTATCTTTTTTGAACTGCTCTGGTTTAGGTTGTTTACTATGAAATGCCATAG from Flavobacterium sp. W4I14 includes these protein-coding regions:
- a CDS encoding hexosaminidase (product_source=KO:K12373; cath_funfam=3.20.20.80,3.30.379.10; cleavage_site_network=SignalP-noTM; cog=COG3525; ko=KO:K12373; pfam=PF00728,PF02838,PF13287; superfamily=51445,55545), whose product is MKKLFLIISCCFFAANTFAQSIVTETEIGDSESAVVQTPIAIIPEPVSLMKKAGTFTLPENVTIQTVKSGELKQSITYLSDRITTATGKFVSTVSNSSHPTIKLILNTQEDQQLGKEGYKLNVNPTQVVITANQPAGIFYGVQSLLQLFPAEIESREQVSGIKWKAPCVDVIDYPKLGWRGLMFDVARHFFTKQEVKQFIDDMVRYKFNLLHLHLADDEGWRIEIKGLPKLTEVGAWSVKKTGTFGDFIPPAPDEPRTYGGFYTQEDIKELVQYAQERFVNILPEIDVPGHSLAIIASYPELSCTPDAVNYKVRSGEKIMDWSRGAPPTALLDNTLCPANEKVYVFLDSVLTQVAKLFPFEYIHMGGDEAPHNFWEKNDQVKALMLREGLKTIPQVQAYFEKRVEQIVISKGKKFMGWDEILEGGVSPTAAVMSWRGMKYGIQAANEKHNVVMSPTDFAYLDYMQADQITEPKVYASLRLNKAYQFNPIPAGVNAQYVIGAQANLWTEQVFTFRQVEYMVWPRAFAISESIWSPIEKKNWTNFVDRTQQHFKRLDFAEIKYSPAIYDPIFTVKRSADKQLMIELTPEIDGLDIYYSFDNSTPDRFYPKYTAALQVPKDASMLRVITYRGKQPIGRLISMPIADLQKRAR
- a CDS encoding hypothetical protein (product_source=COG3602; cog=COG3602; ko=KO:K09964; pfam=PF10000; superfamily=55021); amino-acid sequence: MAGEKILAKLLKTMKPVHNPGEFVFCRVEHPNTIDFNLAICLFKEQEATTVVLKKEIADHLGLEYTFIASWITLTVHSSLEAIGLTAAFSAALAEKGISCNVIAGYYHDHLFVNVKDKEAAINILEQLSK
- a CDS encoding adenylate cyclase (product_source=KO:K01768; cog=COG2954; ko=KO:K01768; pfam=PF01928; smart=SM01118; superfamily=55154), yielding MGKEIERKFLIDHQRWANLSKPEGKLFRQGYLLTDKDKTIRVRATETKGFLTIKGQTIGPTRIEYEYEIPVAEATELLDNFSLSELSKTRYEIPFSGKLWEVDVFLGDNTGLIVAEIELDSEDEIFALPDWVGREVTEEEKYYNSNLTVKPFKDWI
- a CDS encoding hyperosmotically inducible protein (product_source=KO:K04065; cath_funfam=1.20.920.10; cog=COG2823; ko=KO:K04065; pfam=PF04972; smart=SM00749; superfamily=55008), with protein sequence MKTTKLLMSMVIATTLFFVGCKPNDAAIRAAIQAKEAAGITVAVAKGEVTLTGEVNDEATKAKAEEIAKAEKGVKAVINNLIVKPADVPVVIAEDSALIKNVADATKDFPTVKAEVKDGVILLTGEIKKASLMTLMQHLSALKPKKIDNKLTVK
- a CDS encoding uncharacterized protein YgiM (DUF1202 family) (product_source=COG3103; cath_funfam=2.30.30.40; cog=COG3103; pfam=PF08239; smart=SM00287; superfamily=100950), which gives rise to MALADKYKALTDAATAAGIADLAVREQDGILYIDGTAADGATKDHLWEVYNQIDPNFTSGDLVLNVNVAIDAAVTHAKVITESSNLNIRKGPGTDQPIVGKAAHGEVITLVNRSNDLWWLVRTNDGEEGYCYAQYLEAQA
- a CDS encoding DNA-binding NarL/FixJ family response regulator (product_source=COG2197; cath_funfam=1.10.10.10,3.40.50.2300; cog=COG2197; pfam=PF00072,PF00196; smart=SM00421,SM00448; superfamily=46894,52172); this translates as MEKIKVFLIHDYDALMDNVEAILSDSESIVVVGEANSATLAVQLIRTKTPDIVLADVSVSEKIGADLTKLIKREFPKIKVIVLSIQDDFINISKMIKSGANGYLLKNVKFHELHKAINKVMLGETYIQNSITAKFINGYQRENHTEEANVLSPREVEIIRLIAKEYTSADIGKMLFISEHTVETHRKNIWRKTGVKSIVGLLNFAHEHQLI
- a CDS encoding FKBP-type peptidyl-prolyl cis-trans isomerase FkpA (product_source=KO:K03772; cath_funfam=3.10.50.40; cog=COG0545; ko=KO:K03772; pfam=PF00254; superfamily=54534); protein product: MRNGIIILLAAALGLSACNKFEKGEGDMTYKIYKSEGKPKIQDGDYVKLNGVQTVETNTNPDSVMVNTYDNERPAFFAISKSMFKGDLASGLKLLGEGDSAVFKLNLDSMEKYSGQPKPKGLKSNIASFTIKIEKVLHKGKDPDSIFEAKKRLFFESEYKALNEKNKVVEPAKIAKYIAENDLKVTTAPSGLQYVISAPGNSERASLTDTVLMDYTGQFTNKKSNGTLNVFDTSNAKIAKEAGIFSESVQYVPRSLPLGQLPQGVIQGIQLIGVGGKIKMILPSRLGFGENGGGPINPFTPLVFDVELKGIIKPNAAAPLSK
- a CDS encoding FKBP-type peptidyl-prolyl cis-trans isomerase FkpA (product_source=KO:K03772; cath_funfam=3.10.50.40; cog=COG0545; ko=KO:K03772; pfam=PF00254; superfamily=54534); this translates as MKKGIIILAAATLGLAACNKEKKGAGGLLYTIHHSAGNEKIKEGDIVKMNFIQKNDKDSVLSSTFDSETPAVFPAQKKMYAGDMNDVLTLFGEGDSATFKVNLDTMAFHSKQPKPEQFKKDKYITFTVKIEKVFKKKAGEADSTFNKRAQEFFQADYKATSEKKKAAEPAKLKSYLEDTKLETKTTASGLHYIIEKPGSAEKPALGDTVLIDYTGRVTKKGKDGKYKIFDTSDEKLAKAENEFKPGKPYGPQKMPVGGTIPGFTEALQLIGKGGKIKVIIPSNLGYGEQGAPQVGIMPFSPIAFDLEIKDIIKGKPAAAAPVQMPAPVVKK